The Salvelinus fontinalis isolate EN_2023a chromosome 9, ASM2944872v1, whole genome shotgun sequence genome has a window encoding:
- the setd6 gene encoding N-lysine methyltransferase setd6, producing the protein MATDAKRLKTEGSDPLQSFLQWCEGVGLKLNNKVYISKEGTVAEYGMLAKEDIDEGELLFTIPRMALLHQGTTKVLAVLEEGKASLENTSGWVPLLLALMYEYTSPQSHWRPYLSLWSDFTALDHPMFWSKDERDRLLKGTGIPEAVDTDLTNIQKEYKDIVLPFITLHTDLWDPERHTLDLYRSLVAFVMAYSFQEPLDEEDEDEKDPNPPMMVPIADMLNHVSNHNANLEYTPECLKMVSVRSIQKGEEVFNTYGQMANWQLLHMYGFAEPYQSNSNDTADIPMSNVYKAAVQVTRSEAEQRLLVEKWSLLCEMEMVGDKGVFIFGKSGSLTDTEMYTTLKILCMSVEEFEDFRENEGWEEADDDEKMLQALSNEGLPSLLPLWRRLVHAAARFTLDSYGEDMLKDKVLLEDKDGYIKLSSRQRRALQVRYGQKTILHQLLELTKP; encoded by the exons ATGGCAACCGATGCTAAAAGACTCAAG ACAGAGGGCAGCGACCCTCTCCAGAGCTTCCTGCAGTGGTGTGAAGGAGTGGGGCTGAAACTCAACAACAAG GTGTACATCAGCAAGGAGGGCACAGTGGCAGAGTATGGCATGCTAGCTAAGGAGGACATAGATGAAGGGGAGTTGCTCTTTACTATACCCAGAATGGCTCTTCTGCACCAAGGCACCACCAAGGTCCTGGCTgtgctggaggagg GTAAAGCATCTCTGGAGAACACGTCTGGATGGGTGCCCCTCCTCCTGGCACTGATGTATGAGTACACATCTCCCCAGTCCCACTGGAGGCCTTACCTATCCCTCTGGTCTGACTTCACAGCTCTGGATCACCCCATGTTCTG GTCAAAGGATGAGCGGGACAGACTCCTGAAGGGGACAGGGATCCCGGAGGCGGTGGACACTGACCTCACCAACATCCAGAAAGAGTACAAAGACATTGTCCTACCTTTCATTACGTTACACACTGACCTGTGGGACCCAGAGAGACATACACTGGACCTCTACAGAAGCCTGGTGGCTTTTGTCATGGCTTACAG TTTCCAGGAGCCCctggatgaggaggatgaggatgagaaGGACCCCAATCCTCCCATGATGGTGCCCATTGCGGACATGTTGAACCATGTGTCAAATCACAACGCCAATCTGGAATACACACCC GAGTGTTTGAAGATGGTGTCAGTGCGAAGTATCCAGAAAGGAGAGGAAGTGTTCAACACATATGGTCAGATGGCCAACTGGCAGCTCCTACACATGTATGGCTTTGCTGAGCCATATCAAAGCAATAGCAACGACACGGCAGACATACCCATGTCCAATGTATACAAAGCAGCTGTGCAAG TGACTCGGTCTGAAGCTGAACAGCGCCTCCTTGTGgagaagtggagtcttttgtgtGAGATGGAGATGGTTGGAGACAAGGGAGTGTTTATCTTCGGAAAGTCAGGGTCCCTCACTGACACAGAGATGTACACAACACTCAAG ATCCTGTGCATGTCAGTAGAGGAGTTTGAGGACTTCAGAGAGAACGAAGGCTGGGAGGAGGCAGATGATGACGAGAAAATGTTGCAGGCACTCTCCAACGAGGGCCTGCCTAGTCTGCTCCCTCTCTGGAGACGTCTGGTGCACGCTGCAGCCCGCTTCACACTGGACTCTTATGGGGAGGACATGCTGAAAGACAAGGTGCTGCTGGAGGATAAAGATGGCTATATTAAACTGAGCAGCCGGCAGAGGAGAGCACTACAGGTCCGCTACGGACAGAAGACTATCCTGCATCAGCTTCTGGAGCTCACCAAACCATAA